The Helianthus annuus cultivar XRQ/B chromosome 16, HanXRQr2.0-SUNRISE, whole genome shotgun sequence genome includes a window with the following:
- the LOC110919270 gene encoding uncharacterized protein LOC110919270: MPLKDLFPCLFRLEIVKDCSVMDRLADGGTWLWRFDPDSTSEMQELSSLSGMLSSFSIGSGRDKWKWLGDSTGLFSVKSAKDLLARSRCVSNVQVIDWCKWVPIKCNIFVWRLELNRIPTFDVLASRGIAIRSRTCPLCGCEDESVIHLFISCRFAELIWHKISRWCHLPAIFAFSIKDLLDLHLFSRLGPTEKLVVQGIVISTCWCIWLARNKAVFSDIKPSVEGVFSEVRTLGFFWFRNRSRFQR; the protein is encoded by the coding sequence ATGCCTCTCAAAGATTTATTCCCATGTCTTTTTCGCCTGGAAATTGTTAAGGACTGTTCTGTTATGGATCGCTTGGCAGACGGTGGAACGTGGCTGTGGAGGTTCGATCCTGACTCTACTTCGGAGATGCAGGAGCTGTCTTCACTTTCCGGTATGTTATCTTCCTTTTCTATTGGCAGCGGTAGAGATAAGTGGAAGTGGTTAGGCGACTCCACGGGTTTATTTTCGGTCAAATCAGCAAAGGATTTACTGGCTCGGAGTAGATGTGTTTCGAATGTTCAAGTGATCGACTGGTGTAAATGGGTTCCTATTAAGTGTAATATTTTCGTTTGGAGGCTTGAGCTGAATCGAATCCCTACGTTTGACGTCTTAGCTTCTAGAGGTATTGCTATTCGTTCCAGGACCTGTCCCCTTTGCGGCTGTGAGGATGAATCGGTCATTCACTTGTTCATATCATGCCGGTTTGCGGAGTTGATTTGGCATAAAATCAGTAGATGGTGTCATTTACCGGCGATTTTTGCGTTCTCGATTAAAGATCTCTTGGATTTGCATTTGTTCAGCAGACTGGGGCCGACGGAGAAGTTGGTCGTCCAAGGTATCGTGATTTCTACTTGTTGGTGCATTTGGTTGGCTAGGAATAAAGCGGTTTTTTCGGATATTAAGCCAAGTGTGGAAGGTGTTTTTAGCGAGGTGAGAACTTTGGGCTTCTTTTGGTTTAGAAATAGATCGCGGTTTCAACGGTAG